The proteins below come from a single Eubacterium limosum genomic window:
- a CDS encoding DUF362 domain-containing protein encodes MIEFGPSLIPELYRIRQKWRTVFLEEPEDTVVRQMSRYKERIKPGSRIGIAAGSRGIYHYSRIVKAVVDFVRESKAEPFIIPAMGSHGGATAEGQLEVLKGYGITEENMGAPILSSMETNTIGYTKEGVPVHFDQNACSMDGIIMVNRIKPHTDFHGEIESGIMKQMVIGLGKQRGASTIHRRGVYGLSVLMPESARIIMDKMPILMGVAILENQQDRTAKIEVLPVECIEARERELLKEAKTLLPALPCDKLDVLVLQEMGKNISGTGIDPNIVGRYLIRNMSDQLPDIYRIVCLDLTEESHHNAIGVGIADLITRRMYEKIDLEPTYVNTMTSGFLERGFMPVVAQSDREAIETALNCCNRYVTAQNARMILAKNTLELQELIVSETLLPELEGRVEIMGKVQINWDQQGYMKKLF; translated from the coding sequence TTGATTGAATTTGGACCGTCATTAATACCAGAATTGTACCGCATACGGCAAAAGTGGAGAACTGTTTTTTTAGAGGAGCCAGAAGATACGGTTGTGCGCCAGATGAGCCGCTATAAAGAGCGGATCAAGCCAGGCAGCCGGATTGGTATCGCGGCAGGGAGCCGCGGAATTTATCACTATAGCCGGATTGTAAAGGCAGTAGTAGATTTTGTAAGGGAAAGTAAGGCAGAGCCTTTTATCATTCCTGCAATGGGAAGCCATGGCGGCGCCACGGCAGAGGGGCAGCTGGAAGTTCTGAAAGGCTATGGCATTACCGAAGAGAACATGGGCGCGCCAATTCTTTCCTCGATGGAAACGAATACGATCGGTTATACAAAAGAGGGGGTACCAGTACATTTTGATCAAAATGCCTGCTCAATGGATGGTATCATTATGGTCAACCGGATTAAGCCGCACACAGATTTTCATGGTGAAATCGAGAGCGGCATCATGAAGCAGATGGTCATTGGGCTTGGAAAACAGCGTGGCGCATCCACCATCCACCGCCGGGGCGTCTATGGCCTGAGTGTTCTCATGCCAGAATCGGCCCGGATTATCATGGATAAAATGCCGATTTTGATGGGGGTAGCCATTTTAGAAAACCAGCAGGATCGGACAGCTAAAATTGAGGTGCTTCCTGTGGAGTGTATTGAAGCGCGTGAGCGTGAGCTGCTGAAGGAGGCCAAGACGCTTCTTCCCGCGCTTCCCTGTGATAAGCTGGATGTTCTGGTTTTACAGGAAATGGGCAAAAACATCAGCGGAACAGGGATTGATCCCAACATTGTCGGCCGTTACCTTATTCGGAATATGTCGGACCAGCTTCCGGATATTTACCGCATAGTCTGCCTTGATCTGACCGAAGAAAGCCACCACAATGCCATCGGTGTGGGAATCGCGGATTTGATTACCCGCAGAATGTATGAAAAGATTGATCTTGAGCCTACCTATGTCAACACAATGACCTCAGGGTTTCTGGAACGTGGATTTATGCCGGTTGTCGCACAGAGCGACCGGGAGGCGATTGAAACCGCGCTGAATTGCTGTAACCGGTATGTCACAGCTCAAAATGCAAGAATGATTCTGGCTAAAAACACATTGGAGCTGCAGGAGCTTATCGTTTCAGAAACACTGCTGCCAGAGCTTGAGGGCAGGGTTGAAATCATGGGAAAAGTGCAGATCAACTGGGATCAACAGGGATATATGAAAAAATTATTTTAA